A window from Plasmodium gaboni strain SY75 chromosome 9, whole genome shotgun sequence encodes these proteins:
- a CDS encoding hypothetical protein (conserved Plasmodium protein, unknown function), with amino-acid sequence MGCRQSKANDPKEQKYTEDEQNVQNVKNVQNVQNEKNEETEVVQINEKKSERPIAKKKQLDVKPPPVKAIPKIAPKNIQRRDN; translated from the exons ATGGGATGTAGACAATCTAAGGCCAATGATCCAAAAGAACAAAAGTACACAGAAGATGAACAAAATGTAcaaaatgtaaaaaatgTACAAAATGTACAAAATGagaaaaatgaagaaaCTGAAGTAGTTCAAAtaaatgagaaaaaaagTGAACGTCCTATAG CCAAAAAGAAACAACTAGATGTGAAACCACCACCAGTTAAGGCTATACCCAAAATTGCTCCAAAGAATATTCAAAGAAGAGATAATTAA
- a CDS encoding putative arginine--tRNA ligase codes for MLKFLISVFFFYIFLCFDVCEVLRNISYNDNVRSKKEVFFFFIPLLLRKKRIEGRTYVTKNNINNYNYVNNIFCKNSVGRNINGFIYRTNKRSVYNKLYVYKLDKNDNSYNNILNNHINIISERIIQDENNFILPNYCLIENNKFYKDYDYQTSILIYLENYLKNKNVTSNPSVTTTKKMYDEGNINLRNDVISYLQNKCSDIIDDIHISQNGILNIRINNNSLIERIKNFYNINILKNNNNNNNNNNKRDIVLLDFCSVNMAKHIHMGHLKSIFLGYSLSNLFKYSNYHIKNRSHIGDWNLNVALVITFILMFSNRYMNKDDVKNEQHTMSNINFLNNNNKETPQNYRQNQNKVIQNIYHDNIKNISIDSNTNEKMNRQNDDYIKEYIEILNNINHEIYDQNYKILDTNKYLNIKLDTLESWYKLSKRLYIHSDIFKRYSKHTLSLMYKKDEKIMNLWNLICRITKEENDSVLKTFNIKKLVEKGEHYYVKYVLKIINMMKKKNILFNLNNKLCVLLKRKDPEKICNSNNYKNKENLINSNDIYYDIIQPDDNLYEYIKKNDISYLKKNYTILTIKNDVAYTYAAIDIAAIYYRVTYENANKIIYIVDENQKKHFEQVFSITKYLNLIQPHVECICLNYGYILNEQKKKIKTQSFSNNIFVKDFLIKYKQKNIQKNIKDSFIHMIYNKNYIINKKKFNNNIYNKIFLSSIIYSYISVKNSKRQSINNIIQNINREYLYIIDTYNITLYILNIFKKNNYNISDYSFIFINKNIQIEQNVKNILLDILKFNYIIQECTYNFCIEKLSSYIYKLSHKIYNIYNNNLIFKDIIENAHTEMKKKKKKKNINSYINNTNYQNDSLLNEIEHKKFHQNQQAINYTMLSNYINNNANINSSNIQNTHYEQQTISVNNLMANRILELIIMQSYIYILSESFKILNLHLVKFN; via the exons ATGCTTAAATTTCTTATATCagtttttttcttttacatatttttatgcTTTGATGTATGTGAGGTGTTAAGaaatatatcttataatgataatgtAAGAAGTAAGAAAGaagtatttttttttttcatacCTTTGttattaagaaaaaaaagaatagAAGGAAGAACATATGTGACaaagaataatattaataattataattatgttaataatattttttgtaagAATAGTGTAggaagaaatataaatggatttatatatcgaactaataaaagaagtgtatataataaactatatgtatataaattagATAAGAATgataattcatataataacattttaaataatcatataaatattatatctgAAAGAATAATAcaagatgaaaataattttatattaccAAATTATTGTTTAATTGAAAATAACAAGTTTTATAAAGATTATGATTATCAAACGAGTATATTAATATACTtagaaaattatttaaagaataaaaatgttaCATCTAATCCTAGTGTGACAAccacaaaaaaaatgtatgaCGAGggaaatattaatttaagAAATGATGTTATTTCTTATCTACAAAATAAATGCTCAGATATAATAGATGATATACATATATCACAAAATGgtattttaaatataagaataaataataattctttaattgaaagaataaaaaatttttataatataaatattttaaaaaataacaacaacaacaataataataataataaaagagATATTGTTTTGTTAGATTTTTGTAGTGTTAATATGGCTAAACATATTCATATGGGTCATTTAAAATCTATATTTCTTGGTTATTCCTTAAGTAATTTATTCAAATATTCtaattatcatataaaaaatagaaGTCATATAGGTGATTGGAATTTAAATGTAGCATTAGttattacttttattcTTATGTTTTCAAATAGGTACATGAACAAAGATGATgtaaaaaatgaacaacATACTATgtcaaatataaattttctaaataataacaataaagAAACACCACAAAATTATAGACAAAACCAAAATAAAGttatacaaaatatatatcatgataatataaaaaatatatctatcGATTCAAATACAAATGAAAAGATGAATAGACAAAATGATGATTatattaaagaatatatagaaatattaaataatataaatcatGAGATATATGatcaaaattataaaatattagatacaaataaatatctaaatataaaattagaTACACTTGAATCGTGGTATAAATTATCTAAACGTCTTTATATTCACTCAGATATCTTCAAAAGGTATTCAAAACACACATTATCATTaatgtataaaaaagatgaaaaaattatgaacCTGTGGAATTTAATATGTAGAATTACAAAAGAG GAGAATGATAGCGTGTTGAaaacatttaatataaaaaaactTGTAGAAAAAGGAGAACATTATTATGTTAAATATGTTCtgaaaattattaatatgatgaaaaaaaaaaatattctttttaatttaaacAATAAATTATGTGTACTTTTAAAACGAAAAGATCcagaaaaaatatgtaattcaaataattataaaaataaagaaaacCTTATTAATAGcaatgatatatattatgatataatacaacctgatgataatttatatgaatatattaaaaaaaatgatatatcctatttaaaaaaaaattatacaaTACTAactataaaaaatgatgtTGCATATACATATGCAGCTATAGATATTGCAGCTATTTATTATAGAGTGACATATGAAAATgcaaataaaataatttatatagtagatgaaaatcaaaaaaaacattttgAACAAGTTTTTTCTATTACAAAATATCTAAATTTAATTCAACCACATGTTGAATGTATATGTCTTAATTATggttatatattaaatgaacaaaaaaaaaaaattaaaacacAAAGTTTctcaaataatatattcgTAAAAGATTTtcttattaaatataaacaaaaaaatatacaaaaaaatattaaagattcttttatacatatgatatataataaaaattatattatcaataaaaaaaaatttaataacaatatttataataaaatattcctttcatctattatttattcatatataagCGTTAAAAATAGTAAAAGACAATCtatcaataatattatacaaaatattaatagagaatatctatatattattgataCATACAATATTACCttatacattttaaatatttttaaaaaaaataattataatatatctgattattcatttatatttattaataaaaacattCAAATAGAAcaaaatgtaaaaaatatattattagatattttaaaatttaattatattattcaagaatgtacatataatttttgtatagaaaaattatcttcttacatttataaattatcacacaaaatatacaatatttataataataatctaATTTTTAAAGATATTATAGAAAATGCACATAcagaaatgaaaaaaaaaaaaaaaaaaaaaaacataaattcttatataaataatacaaattatCAAAACGAttctttattaaatgaaatagAACACAAAAAATTCCATCAAAATCAACAAGCTATAAACTATACAATGCTCTctaattatattaataataatgcTAATATTAACTCATCCAATATTCAAAACACACACTATGAACAACAAACTATCTCTGTAAATAATCTTATGGCTAATAGAATACTCgaattaataattatgcaatcatatatttatatactaTCAGAAAgttttaaaatattaaacCTTCATTTGGTTAAATTtaattga